One window of Streptomyces sp. NBC_00273 genomic DNA carries:
- a CDS encoding ROK family protein has translation MSAPRLGSIESGGTKFVCLVGSAPDRIEAETRFPTGEPGPTLARAIAFFQETAAATGPLDAVGIASFGPLELRPGHAKFGHLAATPKPGWSGVDVAGPVAAALGVPVGIDTDVNGAALGEGRWGAARGLDAYVYLTVGTGIGGGAVIGGKVVSGLVHTEMGHLAVPRIAGDAFPGSCPFHGDCWEGLAGGEAMGARWGTPAEELTGDALRKALRLEVAYLAAGLRNIVYTTAPQRIVIGGGVAELAGLFPLLRAELAAALAGYPGLPEHAAEEFVVPARLGRLAGPAGGLVLAAGAAAAARLRP, from the coding sequence GTGAGCGCGCCGCGCCTCGGGTCGATCGAGTCCGGCGGGACCAAGTTCGTCTGCCTGGTCGGCTCGGCTCCCGACCGGATCGAGGCCGAGACCCGGTTCCCGACCGGCGAACCGGGTCCCACCCTGGCCCGGGCCATCGCCTTCTTCCAGGAGACGGCCGCCGCGACCGGACCGCTGGACGCGGTCGGCATCGCCTCCTTCGGGCCCCTCGAACTGCGCCCGGGCCATGCCAAGTTCGGCCACCTCGCCGCCACCCCCAAACCCGGCTGGTCCGGGGTGGACGTCGCCGGCCCGGTCGCCGCCGCCCTCGGTGTGCCGGTGGGCATCGACACCGACGTCAACGGCGCGGCCCTCGGCGAGGGCCGCTGGGGCGCGGCGCGCGGTCTGGACGCCTACGTCTACCTCACCGTAGGCACCGGCATCGGCGGCGGCGCGGTGATCGGTGGCAAGGTGGTCAGCGGCCTGGTCCACACCGAGATGGGCCACCTCGCGGTGCCCCGGATCGCGGGCGACGCCTTTCCCGGCTCCTGTCCCTTCCACGGCGACTGCTGGGAGGGGTTGGCGGGCGGCGAGGCGATGGGCGCCCGCTGGGGAACGCCGGCCGAAGAACTGACCGGCGACGCACTGCGCAAGGCGCTGCGGCTGGAGGTGGCCTACCTGGCCGCAGGCCTGCGCAACATCGTCTACACGACGGCGCCCCAGCGGATCGTGATCGGAGGCGGCGTCGCGGAACTCGCCGGGCTGTTCCCGCTGCTCCGCGCCGAACTGGCCGCAGCACTGGCGGGATACCCCGGGCTGCCCGAGCACGCGGCCGAGGAGTTCGTGGTCCCGGCCCGGCTCGGCCGCCTCGCCGGACCGGCGGGCGGACTGGTCCTGGCGGCCGGGGCGGCCGCTGCCGCGCGGCTGCGGCCGTGA
- a CDS encoding zinc-dependent alcohol dehydrogenase, with amino-acid sequence MRALVYLGPGSAELQDRPAAQLVTGDDVVVEIVGTGVCGTDRKILLGRFPARPGVVLGHESVGVVREVGPQVRSVAVGDRVVVNPTLYCGWCVPCRRGATNFCRHKAGTEVGVDRDGTYAEAVTLPERFVERIPAGLAFRSAILIEPLACVLNNVEAASLTFDDTVVVLGAGPIGMLTALVAARQARRVTVAEPDGYRLEQARERFTHVVDVAETDPAEAVVKASGGERPSVVFDTTGTGLDSALRLIDDGGRVVLMGFDDTYTVPLRPLQLTNRGIQLIGAGDYRADVFPVAVDLAAELGGSQRSGAGTVPVLERLVTHEFPLERHAEAFAALGDLTRGDGDGGTGRPPRYDALKVVIRSHSGPVGADGWPVGA; translated from the coding sequence GTGCGCGCTCTCGTGTATCTGGGTCCAGGCTCCGCCGAACTGCAGGACCGGCCCGCCGCCCAACTCGTGACCGGTGATGACGTCGTGGTGGAGATCGTCGGTACCGGGGTCTGCGGAACGGACCGCAAGATCCTGCTCGGGCGGTTCCCGGCCCGGCCGGGCGTGGTGCTCGGGCACGAGTCGGTGGGTGTGGTGCGGGAGGTGGGGCCGCAGGTGCGTTCGGTCGCGGTGGGGGACCGGGTGGTGGTCAACCCCACGCTGTACTGCGGCTGGTGCGTCCCGTGCCGTCGGGGCGCGACCAACTTCTGCCGGCACAAGGCCGGGACCGAGGTCGGCGTCGACCGGGACGGCACGTACGCGGAGGCCGTGACCCTGCCGGAACGTTTCGTCGAACGGATCCCCGCCGGACTGGCCTTCCGCAGCGCGATCCTGATCGAGCCGCTCGCCTGCGTCCTGAACAACGTCGAGGCCGCGTCCTTGACCTTCGACGACACCGTGGTGGTGCTCGGCGCGGGCCCGATCGGGATGCTGACCGCACTCGTCGCCGCCCGCCAGGCGCGCCGGGTCACCGTTGCCGAACCGGACGGCTACCGGCTGGAGCAAGCCCGCGAACGGTTCACGCACGTGGTGGACGTGGCCGAAACGGACCCGGCCGAAGCCGTGGTGAAGGCCTCGGGCGGCGAGCGTCCCTCCGTCGTCTTCGACACCACCGGCACCGGTCTCGACTCGGCGCTACGGCTGATCGACGACGGCGGCCGGGTGGTGTTGATGGGCTTCGATGACACCTACACCGTGCCGCTGCGCCCGCTCCAGCTCACCAATCGAGGCATCCAGCTGATCGGCGCCGGGGACTACCGGGCCGACGTCTTCCCCGTCGCCGTGGACCTGGCCGCCGAGCTGGGCGGCTCACAACGGTCCGGCGCCGGCACCGTACCGGTCCTGGAGCGGCTGGTGACGCACGAGTTCCCGCTCGAACGTCACGCAGAGGCCTTCGCCGCGCTCGGCGATCTCACCCGGGGCGACGGGGACGGCGGCACCGGACGGCCACCGCGCTACGACGCGCTCAAGGTCGTCATCCGCTCGCACTCCGGCCCGGTCGGCGCCGACGGCTGGCCGGTGGGCGCGTGA
- a CDS encoding MOSC domain-containing protein — translation MAQAPPLHGPGRVTSLHLAARAGEPTFRVARARAVTGRGLEGDRNYWAGEGPRPRRRGTGRASGVCDVTLIEAEALEALAREHGITLAPAECRRNLVCRDIRLNPLVDQEFQIGTVILRGLKLSEPCARLEQLVRPGLIRGLLHRGGLRAEVVRGGTIRMGDRILPLPQDARQQAPPVPSLAREPSTQWRVG, via the coding sequence ATGGCACAAGCTCCACCGCTACACGGACCCGGCCGGGTCACCTCCCTACACCTCGCCGCGCGCGCCGGGGAGCCCACCTTCCGCGTAGCACGGGCCCGCGCGGTGACCGGCCGCGGGCTGGAGGGGGACCGCAACTACTGGGCGGGCGAGGGCCCCCGGCCCCGGCGCCGGGGCACCGGCCGGGCGTCCGGGGTCTGCGACGTCACCCTCATCGAGGCCGAGGCGCTCGAGGCCCTGGCCCGCGAGCACGGCATCACGCTCGCCCCCGCCGAATGCCGGCGCAACCTCGTCTGCCGCGACATCCGGCTCAATCCGCTGGTGGACCAGGAGTTCCAGATCGGCACGGTGATCCTGCGCGGCCTCAAACTCAGCGAACCCTGCGCGCGCCTCGAACAGCTGGTCCGCCCCGGCCTGATCCGCGGCCTGCTGCATCGCGGCGGCCTACGGGCCGAGGTGGTCCGCGGCGGGACGATCCGCATGGGCGACCGGATCCTCCCGCTGCCGCAGGACGCACGGCAGCAAGCGCCCCCCGTTCCGTCCCTCGCCCGCGAGCCCTCGACCCAGTGGCGAGTCGGCTGA
- a CDS encoding dioxygenase family protein translates to MLTPTVRCNGTPPTPALREGPYYKPDTPCRTSFRGDVAGGVPMLLHGAVRTPEGKPIGGTLLDFWQVGDTGVYDDDGFRLRGHQFADVEGRWRLETVLPAVYPGRTRHVHVKVQPPGGAVLTTMLYFPGERRNHLDKYFRPECLMDVRETPEGWDASFTFVLDV, encoded by the coding sequence GTGCTCACGCCGACCGTTCGCTGCAACGGCACGCCACCCACGCCCGCCCTGCGCGAAGGGCCGTACTACAAGCCCGACACCCCCTGCAGGACCAGCTTCCGGGGTGATGTGGCGGGAGGCGTTCCGATGCTGCTGCACGGCGCCGTGCGCACCCCCGAGGGCAAGCCGATCGGCGGCACCCTGCTCGACTTCTGGCAGGTCGGGGACACCGGAGTCTACGACGACGACGGCTTTCGGCTGCGCGGCCACCAGTTCGCCGACGTCGAGGGGCGGTGGCGGCTGGAGACGGTGCTGCCCGCCGTGTACCCGGGGCGGACGCGGCACGTGCACGTGAAGGTGCAGCCGCCCGGCGGAGCCGTACTGACCACGATGCTGTATTTCCCCGGGGAACGCCGGAACCACCTTGACAAGTATTTCCGGCCAGAATGCCTGATGGACGTGCGGGAAACGCCTGAGGGTTGGGATGCCTCTTTCACCTTCGTTCTGGACGTGTGA
- a CDS encoding aspartate aminotransferase family protein, with translation MADLMRAQRDTQSDARSDARIGARSDVRGDALSYAQNHLYYPVSAYEMDHGEGVHLYDTDGNEYLDCASGTFNLSLGYGHPEVVKAMRDQAERLVHTTSTFQTAPVNELVRRLVEVTPPNLTKVHLKVSGGSTANEGAVKMAQLATGRRDVVTLFRSHHGQTMMTTTMSGESFRKAPFPHLMPGVLQVPDPYCLRCFYRQAGPDSCGMLCVERINDFLDHASSGSVACVVVEPVSGSGGNIVPPDGYLPALRALCDERGIALVFDEIQTGIGRVGRMFAAEHYGVRPDILTTAKGLGGSGAQIAAIVADERMSGLSADHHSFTYGGNVLAAAAAATTLEVIGRPGFLENVREVGAHIMERLRALAASHPAVVDVRGLGLMIGIEIGDDAGRPHSERAQTLARRGMDHGLILRTSRYGRGNVIKIRPPLILTRAEADLLCDRLEALFAAEAAA, from the coding sequence ATGGCCGATCTCATGCGCGCCCAACGCGATACGCAGAGCGATGCCCGGAGTGACGCGCGCATCGGTGCCCGGAGCGACGTCCGCGGCGATGCCCTGAGCTACGCGCAGAACCACCTGTACTACCCGGTCAGCGCGTACGAGATGGACCACGGCGAAGGCGTCCACCTGTACGACACCGACGGCAACGAGTACCTGGACTGCGCGTCCGGCACCTTCAACCTGAGCCTCGGCTACGGGCACCCCGAAGTGGTCAAGGCCATGCGCGACCAGGCCGAACGGCTCGTGCACACCACCTCGACCTTCCAGACCGCCCCCGTCAACGAACTGGTCCGGCGGCTGGTCGAAGTCACCCCGCCGAACCTGACCAAGGTGCACCTCAAGGTGTCGGGCGGCTCCACCGCCAACGAGGGCGCGGTCAAGATGGCGCAACTCGCCACCGGCCGCCGCGACGTCGTCACCTTGTTCCGCAGCCACCACGGGCAGACCATGATGACGACGACCATGTCGGGCGAGTCCTTCCGCAAGGCCCCGTTCCCGCACCTGATGCCCGGCGTGCTCCAGGTCCCCGACCCCTACTGCCTGCGTTGCTTCTACCGCCAGGCGGGACCCGACAGCTGCGGCATGCTCTGCGTCGAGCGCATCAACGACTTCCTCGACCACGCCAGTTCCGGCAGCGTCGCCTGCGTGGTCGTCGAACCGGTCTCGGGCAGCGGCGGCAACATCGTGCCCCCCGACGGCTACCTGCCCGCGCTGCGCGCGTTGTGCGACGAACGGGGCATCGCCCTCGTCTTCGACGAGATCCAGACCGGCATAGGCCGGGTCGGCCGGATGTTCGCCGCAGAGCACTACGGGGTCCGGCCCGACATCCTGACCACCGCGAAGGGCCTCGGCGGCTCCGGCGCCCAGATCGCGGCCATCGTCGCCGACGAGCGGATGTCCGGGCTGAGCGCCGACCACCACTCCTTCACCTACGGCGGCAACGTACTCGCCGCTGCCGCCGCGGCCACCACCCTCGAGGTGATAGGCCGCCCCGGCTTCCTGGAGAACGTCCGGGAGGTCGGCGCCCACATCATGGAACGGCTGCGCGCACTGGCCGCCTCGCACCCCGCCGTCGTGGACGTGCGAGGTCTCGGCCTGATGATCGGGATCGAGATCGGCGACGACGCGGGCCGCCCGCACAGCGAACGCGCCCAGACCCTGGCCCGGCGCGGCATGGACCACGGCCTGATCCTGCGCACCTCACGCTACGGACGGGGGAACGTGATCAAGATCCGCCCGCCGCTGATCCTCACCCGCGCCGAGGCCGATCTGCTCTGCGACCGGCTCGAAGCCCTCTTCGCCGCCGAGGCAGCCGCATGA
- a CDS encoding inositol monophosphatase family protein gives MTGTAHGSPPGAAALRQYVTGLAGAVRGAVLGARHRAGSRLVRGHSPGGDAQFGLDEVAEAAVWKYVVGHDLPVAVYSEDRGLQHHGTDPAHLLVVDPIDGTRPAVAGLESATVSVAVARMAQRPRIADVEHALLMELRTGAYLYGDLATPGITAHGYDHPVPALTRTTDPARMFWSLEFNGHPARLMAGAYGHLIDRSANTGGVFVFNSATWSISRLLTGQLDAYVDIGNRLLRDDPALLPEFERVGNGRVLHLFPYDIAAAVFLAERAGAVITDGYGEPLGDTVLTDLSIDNQRSCVAASTPELHRALLSAVRWKE, from the coding sequence ATGACGGGCACCGCGCACGGCAGCCCGCCGGGGGCCGCGGCGCTGCGGCAGTACGTGACCGGCCTCGCCGGTGCCGTCCGCGGGGCCGTGCTGGGCGCCCGACACCGGGCCGGCAGTCGCCTGGTCCGGGGCCACTCGCCGGGCGGGGACGCCCAGTTCGGCCTCGACGAGGTCGCGGAGGCCGCCGTCTGGAAGTACGTCGTCGGTCACGACCTGCCCGTCGCCGTCTACTCCGAGGACCGCGGCCTGCAACACCACGGCACGGACCCGGCCCACCTGCTGGTCGTCGACCCCATCGACGGCACCCGCCCCGCCGTCGCCGGCCTGGAGTCGGCCACCGTCTCGGTCGCCGTCGCCCGTATGGCGCAGCGCCCGCGCATCGCCGACGTCGAGCACGCGCTGCTGATGGAACTGCGTACGGGCGCCTACCTCTACGGGGACCTGGCGACGCCCGGCATCACGGCGCACGGCTACGACCACCCCGTCCCGGCGCTGACCCGCACCACCGACCCCGCGCGGATGTTCTGGTCGCTGGAGTTCAACGGCCACCCGGCCCGTCTGATGGCCGGGGCCTACGGCCACCTCATCGACCGCTCGGCCAACACCGGCGGGGTCTTCGTCTTCAACAGCGCCACCTGGTCCATCTCCCGGCTGCTCACGGGCCAGCTCGACGCGTACGTGGACATCGGCAACCGGTTGCTGCGCGACGACCCGGCGCTGCTGCCCGAGTTCGAACGCGTCGGCAACGGCCGGGTCCTGCACCTGTTCCCGTACGACATCGCGGCAGCCGTCTTCCTCGCCGAGCGGGCCGGCGCGGTCATCACCGACGGCTACGGAGAGCCGCTCGGCGACACCGTGCTGACCGACCTGAGCATCGACAACCAGCGGTCCTGCGTGGCCGCATCCACCCCCGAACTCCACCGGGCCCTGCTGTCGGCCGTCCGATGGAAGGAGTGA
- a CDS encoding NAD(P)H-dependent flavin oxidoreductase, producing the protein MTRLTARLGLELPLLQAGMGAVAGPALCAEVSRAGAGGTLALYKEAPARAARLVREVAAATGRPFGVNVVPEVTGPAGCLAQLRAVLPELPRGGFVTSFGLPDADAAEAVRAAGHLLVVQVGTLADADTALRQGAAVLVLQGTEAGGHLLGRLPVDLLLAAVRARHPHAVLAVAGGIATGKDLAEAVARGADGAMAGTLFVPATESTAHPEFKRRVVEAVADDTIITSLFDIGWPNRPHRVLRNALTHASNRAPATFMATTRVDGREHPVPRYSAAAPSEATTGRIEEMAMYCGRSCSRVTALHPAAVTVARVRLEYESVRRPPTACRQPHRIQER; encoded by the coding sequence GTGACCCGACTGACCGCCCGGCTCGGGCTCGAACTGCCCCTGCTCCAAGCCGGGATGGGCGCCGTCGCCGGCCCCGCCCTGTGCGCCGAGGTGTCCCGGGCCGGAGCGGGCGGGACCCTCGCGCTGTACAAGGAAGCGCCCGCGCGGGCCGCCCGGCTGGTCCGGGAGGTGGCGGCCGCCACCGGCCGCCCGTTCGGGGTGAACGTGGTCCCCGAGGTCACCGGGCCGGCCGGCTGTCTGGCCCAGCTCCGGGCCGTCCTGCCCGAACTGCCCCGGGGCGGCTTCGTCACCTCTTTCGGGCTGCCCGACGCCGACGCGGCCGAGGCCGTGCGGGCGGCCGGACACCTGCTGGTGGTCCAGGTCGGCACCCTCGCGGACGCCGACACGGCCCTTCGGCAGGGCGCGGCGGTGCTGGTCCTCCAGGGCACCGAAGCGGGCGGCCACCTGCTCGGCCGACTGCCCGTGGACCTTCTCCTAGCCGCCGTCCGGGCCCGCCACCCGCACGCGGTGCTGGCCGTCGCGGGCGGGATCGCCACCGGGAAGGACCTCGCGGAGGCCGTGGCGCGCGGCGCGGACGGGGCCATGGCCGGAACCCTGTTCGTCCCGGCCACAGAATCCACCGCGCACCCGGAGTTCAAACGCCGGGTGGTCGAGGCCGTGGCCGACGACACCATCATCACCTCCCTCTTCGACATCGGCTGGCCGAACCGCCCGCACCGGGTCCTGCGCAATGCCCTCACCCATGCCTCGAACCGCGCCCCGGCCACCTTCATGGCCACCACGCGGGTGGACGGCCGGGAGCACCCGGTACCGCGCTACAGTGCGGCGGCTCCGAGCGAGGCCACCACCGGCCGCATCGAGGAGATGGCCATGTACTGCGGCCGGTCCTGCAGCCGCGTCACCGCCCTGCACCCGGCCGCCGTCACCGTTGCCCGGGTCCGCCTGGAGTACGAGAGCGTGCGCCGGCCCCCGACGGCCTGCCGACAGCCGCACCGGATCCAGGAGAGGTGA
- a CDS encoding diiron oxygenase, whose translation MHPRNTPPAGTAATATADDTEFRVLLDRLSDKATADYYNPFTTFDWPPAIPTDGLWMSPELLSVHGTELMDELSPGQLQALSRWESINFYSLNVHGIRELLIEVTRRVHTPGFELPSEFFHHFIGEENDHMWFFATFCLKYADKIYPDKSVKLPEAPRDPDIENFLVFARILIFEQIVDHYNVQLAADRRLHATIRHINRLHHQDESRHIAFGRRLVQLLWERLLDSGLDEAARLELRNYLGRYITTSMESFYNPAVYRDAGLANGFALRRRLLAHPARQAAHAKVLHKTTDFLHRIGVFDARH comes from the coding sequence ATGCACCCCCGGAACACCCCGCCCGCCGGAACGGCCGCCACCGCCACCGCCGACGACACCGAGTTCAGGGTCCTGCTCGACCGGCTCTCCGACAAGGCCACCGCGGACTACTACAACCCGTTCACCACCTTCGACTGGCCGCCCGCGATCCCCACCGACGGGCTCTGGATGTCCCCCGAGCTGCTCTCCGTCCACGGAACCGAGCTGATGGACGAACTCAGCCCCGGCCAGCTCCAGGCCCTGAGTCGGTGGGAGAGCATCAACTTCTACAGCCTCAACGTGCACGGCATCCGCGAGCTGCTCATCGAGGTCACCCGGCGCGTCCACACCCCCGGCTTCGAGCTCCCCTCCGAGTTCTTCCATCACTTCATCGGCGAGGAGAACGACCACATGTGGTTCTTCGCCACCTTCTGCCTCAAGTACGCCGACAAGATCTACCCCGACAAGTCGGTCAAACTGCCCGAGGCCCCGCGCGACCCGGACATCGAGAACTTCCTCGTCTTCGCCCGGATCCTGATCTTCGAGCAGATCGTCGACCACTACAACGTCCAGCTGGCCGCCGACCGCAGACTCCACGCGACCATCCGGCACATCAACCGGCTGCACCACCAGGACGAGTCCCGGCACATCGCCTTCGGCCGCCGCCTGGTGCAACTGCTGTGGGAGCGGCTCCTCGACAGCGGCCTGGACGAGGCGGCCCGGCTCGAACTGCGCAACTACCTCGGCCGCTACATCACCACCAGCATGGAGTCCTTCTACAACCCGGCCGTCTACCGGGACGCGGGCCTCGCGAACGGCTTCGCGCTGCGCCGGCGGCTGCTCGCCCACCCCGCCCGGCAGGCCGCCCACGCCAAGGTCCTGCACAAGACCACCGACTTCCTCCACCGGATCGGGGTGTTCGATGCCCGTCACTGA
- a CDS encoding acyl carrier protein produces the protein MDDVIKPVVDWLRERNPTVEEIPEDLDLIENRLIDSLGFMEFILLLEDLIGRELQLDQIDVNQFRTLRSLTDHFLKG, from the coding sequence ATGGACGACGTGATCAAGCCGGTCGTGGACTGGCTGCGCGAACGCAACCCCACCGTCGAGGAGATCCCGGAGGACCTCGACCTGATCGAGAACCGGCTGATCGACTCGCTCGGCTTCATGGAGTTCATCCTGCTGCTGGAGGACCTGATCGGCCGGGAACTGCAGCTCGACCAGATCGACGTGAACCAGTTCCGCACCCTTCGGTCCCTCACGGACCACTTCCTCAAGGGGTGA
- a CDS encoding phosphotransferase encodes MTRPDPVGLLDPATRAWLTRHALPGARLHGVHSLPGGFTNDMALLTAQHADAPGAERYVLRRYRPSGSRVPRNTCAVEVAVLGRAAASTVPVTTVVAADPHGRATGRPTLLYRFVDGIPLSHVLADGPVSGEARALGRAVGAVLARIGRVRLPRPGAFGDSSLVPVPGGAAPLGDLPGFVDRCLATSAADGPLSGTDAAALRALARRGPRALAAVAGERSLVHCDFNPKNVLVQRCSGQWTVAAVLDWELAFSGSPLFDVGNMLRFAHEYPPAFTAGFVEGFRDGNGRLPVDWQRLSRTLDLFALADILTAPPDPAYFARARAVLCRSAADRH; translated from the coding sequence GTGACGCGCCCCGATCCGGTGGGCCTCCTCGACCCCGCCACCCGCGCCTGGCTGACCCGGCACGCCCTGCCCGGCGCCCGGCTGCACGGGGTGCACTCGCTGCCCGGCGGGTTCACCAACGACATGGCCCTGCTCACGGCCCAGCACGCCGACGCACCGGGAGCGGAGCGCTACGTGCTGCGCCGCTACCGGCCCAGCGGCAGTCGGGTCCCGCGCAACACCTGTGCGGTGGAGGTCGCCGTCCTCGGCCGGGCGGCGGCCAGTACCGTCCCGGTGACCACGGTGGTCGCCGCCGATCCGCACGGCCGGGCCACCGGTCGCCCCACCCTGCTCTACCGGTTCGTGGACGGGATCCCGCTCAGTCATGTGCTCGCGGACGGCCCGGTGAGCGGCGAAGCTCGGGCCCTGGGCCGGGCCGTCGGCGCCGTGCTGGCGCGGATCGGCCGGGTCAGGCTGCCCCGCCCGGGCGCCTTCGGAGACTCTTCGTTGGTCCCGGTCCCGGGCGGTGCGGCCCCTCTGGGCGACCTGCCCGGTTTCGTCGACCGCTGTCTGGCGACCTCGGCTGCGGACGGGCCGCTGAGCGGGACGGATGCGGCCGCACTGCGTGCCCTGGCCCGCCGGGGGCCCCGGGCGCTCGCCGCCGTGGCCGGTGAACGCAGCCTGGTGCACTGCGACTTCAACCCGAAGAACGTCCTGGTCCAACGGTGCAGCGGGCAGTGGACGGTGGCCGCCGTGCTCGACTGGGAGCTCGCCTTCAGCGGCTCCCCGCTCTTCGACGTCGGGAACATGTTGCGCTTCGCCCACGAGTACCCGCCGGCCTTCACCGCGGGCTTCGTCGAGGGCTTCCGGGACGGGAACGGCCGGCTGCCAGTGGACTGGCAGCGGCTCAGCCGGACACTTGACCTCTTCGCGCTCGCCGACATCCTCACCGCACCACCCGACCCGGCCTACTTCGCCCGCGCCCGCGCCGTGCTGTGCCGATCCGCCGCCGACCGGCACTGA